A genome region from Bombus terrestris chromosome 10, iyBomTerr1.2, whole genome shotgun sequence includes the following:
- the LOC100647743 gene encoding inositol-tetrakisphosphate 1-kinase isoform X1, whose product MCDKYVIGYSISEKKRQKFNWNDFCSVCESEGFLLKMIDINSDLEPQGPFHVFIYKMTDKLAHAEYGDQYAKAIISRMKEYFYQHPEIIVIDPLDNIRILINRYKSYEILQEQLQLDGVFTPRFVEIKSKNAIENISLLKMAGIKFPFLCKPLVAQGSNDAHKMMVIFNEGGVKDCQPPCVAQQFVNHNAILYKIYIVGENFHVVERPSFKNFYEEDCTALNTIFFSSHDICKSDSKSKWSILTEEDIPLTVKPKREILEKIVKRVTELFGLLLVGVDVVIENHTEKYAIIDVNMFPGYDSYPNFFEQLISCIKKLSIENRDLQQHSKIYTLKKCLSDDLDSGFESDEKKKYSTKNK is encoded by the exons ATGTGCGACAAGTATGTCATCGGTTACTCGATATCCGAAAAAAAacgacaaaaatttaattggaatgACTTTTGTAGTGTTTGTGAATCTGAAGGGTTTCTATTAAAAATG ATTGATATAAACTCTGATCTTGAACCTCAGGGACCATTCCAtgtttttatatacaaaatgaCAGACAAACTAGCACATGCTGAATATGGTGATCAATAT GCCAAAGCAATCATCTCAAGAATGAAAGAATACTTTTACCAACATCCTGAAATAATAGTTATCGACCCTTTGGACAATATTAGGATTTTAATAaatcgttataaatcatatgaAATCTTACAAGAACAGCTACAACTCGATG GGGTATTCACTCCAAGGTTTGtagaaattaaaagtaaaaatgctATTGAGAATATATCGCTGTTAAAAATGGCAGGTATTAAGTTCCCATTTCTTTGCAAACCACTTGTGGCTCAGGGTTCCAACGATGCACATAAG ATGATGGTGATTTTTAATGAAGGGGGTGTGAAGGATTGTCAGCCTCCTTGTGTGGCTCAACAATTTGTCAACCATAATGCAATtctttataagatatatatagtTGGAGAAAACTTTCATGTAGTCGAAAGACCTAGTTTCAAAAACTTTTATGAAGAAGACTGTACTGCATTAAACACAATATTTTTTAGTTCTCATGATATATGTAAGAGCGATTCCAAGTCTAAATGGTCAATTCTGACAGAGGAAGACATTCCATTAACCGTAAAACCGAAACGTGAAATACTGGAGAAGATTGTTAAGAGAGTTACAGAACTTTTTGGATTGCTTTTGGTTGGTGTCGATGTTGTTATTGAAAATCATACCGAAAAATATGCGATCATAGATGTAAATATGTTTCCTGGGTATGATAGTTATCCTAATTTCTTTGAACAATTAATAAGCTGCATAAAGAAGCTATCAATTGAAAACAGAGATTTGCAGCAGCATTCTAAAATTTATACACTAAAAAAGTGTTTAAGCGATGACTTGGATTCTGGCTTTGAAAgcgacgaaaagaaaaaatattctacaaaaaataaataa
- the LOC100647743 gene encoding inositol-tetrakisphosphate 1-kinase isoform X2 produces the protein MTDKLAHAEYGDQYAKAIISRMKEYFYQHPEIIVIDPLDNIRILINRYKSYEILQEQLQLDGVFTPRFVEIKSKNAIENISLLKMAGIKFPFLCKPLVAQGSNDAHKMMVIFNEGGVKDCQPPCVAQQFVNHNAILYKIYIVGENFHVVERPSFKNFYEEDCTALNTIFFSSHDICKSDSKSKWSILTEEDIPLTVKPKREILEKIVKRVTELFGLLLVGVDVVIENHTEKYAIIDVNMFPGYDSYPNFFEQLISCIKKLSIENRDLQQHSKIYTLKKCLSDDLDSGFESDEKKKYSTKNK, from the exons atgaCAGACAAACTAGCACATGCTGAATATGGTGATCAATAT GCCAAAGCAATCATCTCAAGAATGAAAGAATACTTTTACCAACATCCTGAAATAATAGTTATCGACCCTTTGGACAATATTAGGATTTTAATAaatcgttataaatcatatgaAATCTTACAAGAACAGCTACAACTCGATG GGGTATTCACTCCAAGGTTTGtagaaattaaaagtaaaaatgctATTGAGAATATATCGCTGTTAAAAATGGCAGGTATTAAGTTCCCATTTCTTTGCAAACCACTTGTGGCTCAGGGTTCCAACGATGCACATAAG ATGATGGTGATTTTTAATGAAGGGGGTGTGAAGGATTGTCAGCCTCCTTGTGTGGCTCAACAATTTGTCAACCATAATGCAATtctttataagatatatatagtTGGAGAAAACTTTCATGTAGTCGAAAGACCTAGTTTCAAAAACTTTTATGAAGAAGACTGTACTGCATTAAACACAATATTTTTTAGTTCTCATGATATATGTAAGAGCGATTCCAAGTCTAAATGGTCAATTCTGACAGAGGAAGACATTCCATTAACCGTAAAACCGAAACGTGAAATACTGGAGAAGATTGTTAAGAGAGTTACAGAACTTTTTGGATTGCTTTTGGTTGGTGTCGATGTTGTTATTGAAAATCATACCGAAAAATATGCGATCATAGATGTAAATATGTTTCCTGGGTATGATAGTTATCCTAATTTCTTTGAACAATTAATAAGCTGCATAAAGAAGCTATCAATTGAAAACAGAGATTTGCAGCAGCATTCTAAAATTTATACACTAAAAAAGTGTTTAAGCGATGACTTGGATTCTGGCTTTGAAAgcgacgaaaagaaaaaatattctacaaaaaataaataa
- the LOC100647629 gene encoding HMG box transcription factor BBX, translating to MAANEQQRKESRELREPAHHARRPMNAFLIFCKRHRGSVRSGFPHLENRAVTRVLGEWWATLHPDQKRSYTNLAQEYKDAFLNANPDFKWYKLPAPPLRTLNTRPTNKKAETNSNEQIVESVKCENKSSDYSKSDKRDGQSIQPGKLADESQIGGLSSLFTPQKTQAADEKVTINGSVIENDTEVPKPPKKRYLEVPFSSDNKRECKADLFDAKKRKKSESNNNVHQYDTEDEKTEINNFLTTNMPSEESNFRSERTCKGLRYQKFLAEQMKNVGVSGQQPKRRRQTGNRSTDGQATERRNSISSNVSEKTDSLSSEGGNSSRGELEHLVESAEGNIEASKPEETETEGAEGQVDFGPWTARKRFRAEDFNLEKKIEALPSLSLEEFQEKKKQQRTKKKKIVQKLTSTSNNKRHQNNFDSNDQANSQNNTKISQTERENSEDAEKLLVGSQKRKARKQSITRNAAAINDSKQIEIEEPNKSWCASPDLEALACLAAVAANRTKLTKNNT from the exons ATGGCTGCCAACGAGCAACAACGCAAG GAATCACGAGAATTAAGAGAACCAGCCCACCATGCAAGGAGACCAATGAatgcttttcttattttttgtaAACGTCACCGTGGTTCTGTGCGATCTGGTTTCCCACATTTAGAAAATCGAGCAGTTACAAGAGTTCTTGGAGAATGGTGGGCCACTCTTCATCCAGATCAAAAACGTTCTTATACAAATCTAGCACAGGAG taCAAAGATGCATTCTTAAATGCAAATCCTGACTTTAAGTGGTACAAATTACCAGCACCTCCTTTACGTACTTTGAATACTAGGCCTACAAACAAAAAGGCAGAAACAAATTCTAATGAGCAAATAGTAGAAAGTGTAAAATGTGAGAACAAGTCTTCCGATTATTCAAAATCTGATAAGCGAGATGGACAATCAATTCAACCAGGAAAATTAGCTGATGAATCCCAAATTGGTGGCCTCAGTTCATTATTTACACCTCAAAAAACACAAGCAGCAGATGAGAAAGTGACTATTAATGGTTCTGTGATTGAAAATGATACTGAAGTTCCAAAACCTcctaaaaaaagatatttagaaGTACCTTTTTCATCTGATAATAAGAGAGAATGTAAAGCTGATCTTTTTGAtgcaaaaaagagaaaaaaatctgAATCAAATAATAATGTGCATCAATAT GATACAGAGGATGaaaaaacagaaataaataattttttaactacGAACATGCCTTCAGAAGAAAGTAATTTTAGAAGTGAACGAACATGCAAAGGTTTACGTTATCAAAAGTTCCTTGCAgaacaaatgaaaaatgttgGTGTATCAGGACAGCAGCCTAAGAGAAGAAGACAAACTGGAAATCGTAg CACTGATGGTCAAGCAACTGAAAGAAGAAACTCTATTTCTTCAAATGTCAGTGAAAAAACAGATTCCTTGAGTAGTGAAGGTGGAAATAGCTCTCGCGGCGAATTAGAGCATCTTGTTGAAAG CGCCGAGGGAAATATAGAAGCATCAAAGCCAGAAGAGACAGAAACTGAAGGTGCAGAAGGACAAGTTGATTTTGGACCATGGACTGCAAGAAAAAGGTTTCGAGCTGA GGActttaatttagaaaagaaaattgaagCGTTACCATCTTTAAGTTTAGAAGAATTTCAGGAAAAGAAGAAGCAACAAcgtacgaaaaagaaaaaaattgtacaaaaattaaCATCGACTTCGAATAACAAAAGGCATCAGAATAATTTCGACAGCAACGATCAAGCAAACagtcaaaacaatacaaaaatatccCAAACAGAACGTGAAAATTCAGAAGATGCTGAGAAACTTCTAGTTGGAAGTCAAAAAAGGAAAGCACGAAAACAAAGCATTACACGTAACGCGGCAGCTATAAATGATTCAAAGCAAATTGAGATTGAGGAACCCAATAAAT CATGGTGTGCATCGCCGGACTTAGAAGCACTGGCATGTCTTGCAGCAGTTGCCGCCAACAGAACAAAACTTACCAAAAATAATACATAa
- the LOC100647984 gene encoding protein yippee-like 5 isoform X1, with product MVLLCSVVRYLESDLRYFRMGVIFLEHIGGTRLFSCASCDTNLTNRGQLISTRFTGATGRAFLFNKVVNLNYSEVQDRVMLTGRHMVRDVSCKNCDAKLGWVYEFATDENQRYKEGRVILERALVTESDGMGDNI from the exons ATGGTATTGTTGTGTAGCGTAGT TAGATACTTGGAAAGCGATTTACGATATTTCAGGATGGGCGTAATTTTCTTGGAACACATCGGAGGTACTCGGTTGTTCTCCTGCGCTTCTTGTGACACCAATCTTACAAACAGAGGTCAGCTGATAAGCACGCGTTTTACGGGCGCGACAGGCCGTGCTTTTCTATTTAACAAAGTCGTCAACTTGAATTACAG CGAGGTACAGGATAGAGTGATGTTGACGGGTCGTCACATGGTCCGAGATGTCAGCTGCAAAAACTGTGATGCTAAACTTGGGTGGGTGTATGAATTTGCCACAGACGAGAATCAACGATACAAGGAAGGCCGTGTCATCCTGGAACGTGCTTTAGTCACTGAGAGCGATGGAATGggcgataatatttaa
- the LOC100647984 gene encoding protein yippee-like 5 isoform X2 — MVLLCSVVMGVIFLEHIGGTRLFSCASCDTNLTNRGQLISTRFTGATGRAFLFNKVVNLNYSEVQDRVMLTGRHMVRDVSCKNCDAKLGWVYEFATDENQRYKEGRVILERALVTESDGMGDNI; from the exons ATGGTATTGTTGTGTAGCGTAGT GATGGGCGTAATTTTCTTGGAACACATCGGAGGTACTCGGTTGTTCTCCTGCGCTTCTTGTGACACCAATCTTACAAACAGAGGTCAGCTGATAAGCACGCGTTTTACGGGCGCGACAGGCCGTGCTTTTCTATTTAACAAAGTCGTCAACTTGAATTACAG CGAGGTACAGGATAGAGTGATGTTGACGGGTCGTCACATGGTCCGAGATGTCAGCTGCAAAAACTGTGATGCTAAACTTGGGTGGGTGTATGAATTTGCCACAGACGAGAATCAACGATACAAGGAAGGCCGTGTCATCCTGGAACGTGCTTTAGTCACTGAGAGCGATGGAATGggcgataatatttaa